In one window of Osmia lignaria lignaria isolate PbOS001 chromosome 11, iyOsmLign1, whole genome shotgun sequence DNA:
- the LOC117610363 gene encoding putative oxidoreductase dhs-27 isoform X1 gives MANWDWEDTDWDWEDTEDCSCEEEQKQIISEPEIDKEWLGGILREFHKEPVTITECNVSPGCMSNESALSAIIRVKVKYTLNDSNSTQDLSLIVKELPKDAFSRFFVIEGQFDLREIKFYTRVMPDLKEFQKKQLADKGDTNEEIVLSVPVCYHAHYTPAEETDDSPTTPDSILVLHDLRDSAFRNIKFREGLTYDQTKVALDAIARIHAHSLAMKVIEEQHLSERYPFLFQTAKATDSYQQLVERGLPQLAKFLKSTPGLEAILEALLVLRPKTKHIISALLAPEGPLALITHTDFWCNNLLFKEGDNGLECCILDWQMVTYSRPTNDIALLLVSSLPTELRRKHTDTFLEIYWDALTSTCSRLGVDIPKDLGYTREELNKDYRRSQLLALLLCIGSVDVALGDPETEQRLIDVLKDLHNEGVLTDETVIATSENNP, from the exons ATGGCGAATTGGGATTGGGAAGACACCGACTGGGACTGGGAAGACACGGAAGATTGTTCCTGCGAAGAGGAGCAGAAGCAGATTATCTCGGAACCGGAGATTGACAAGGAGTGGCTAGGAGGTATCCTAAGGGAGTTTCACAAAGAACCG GTCACTATAACCGAGTGTAACGTAAGCCCAGGCTGTATGAGTAACGAAAGTGCGCTTAGCGCAATTATTCGTGTTAAAGTCAAGTACACGTTGAACGACTCGAACTCGACGCAAGATCTGTCCTTAATCGTGAAAGAACTACCGAAGGATGCGTTCAGTCGTTTCTTCGTTATCGAAGGACAATTCGATCTGCGAGAGATTAAATTTTACACACGG GTGATGCCCGATTTGAAGGAGTTTCAAAAGAAACAATTAGCAGATAAAGGGGATACGAACGAGGAGATCGTTCTATCGGTTCCGGTGTGTTATCACGCGCATTATACACCAGCGGAGGAGACGGATGACAGTCCCACCACGCCCGATTCAATTTTGGTATTGCACGATCTCCGTGATTCCGCTTTCCGTAACATCAAATTTCGAGAAGGGCTGACGTACGATCAGACTAAGGTCGCGTTAGATGCCATAGCGCGTATACACGCGCATTCTTTAGCGATGAAGGTGATAGAGGAACAGCATCTCTCGGAGCGTTACCCATTCCTCTTCCAAACAGCGAAGGCAACGGATTCGTACCAACAACTGGTAGAACGTGGTCTCCCGCAGCTAGCAAAGTTCTTGAAAAGTACACCGGGTCTGGAAGCGATACTCGAGGCTTTACTCGTCCTACGACCTAAAACTAAACACATAATATCCGCGCTGCTAGCACCGGAAGGACCGTTGGCACTCATCACGCACACAGACTTCTGGTGTAACAATTTACTATTCAAGGAAGGAGACAATGGTCTCGAGTGCTGTATACTAGACTGGCAAATGGTCACCTACAGTAGACCAACCAATGACATAGCGCTATTATTAGTCAGTTCTTTGCCAACGGAATTACGTCGAAAACACACGGATACCTTCCTCGAAATCTACTGGGACGCGTTAACCAGCACGTGTTCCCGTCTCGGTGTCGACATACCCAAGGATTTGGGGTACACGAGAGAAGAGTTGAACAAGGATTACAGGCGTTCGCAACTCCTAGCGCTTTTACTTTGCATCGGGTCGGTTGACGTTGCTTTGGGCGATCCCGAGACCGAGCAACGTTTAATCGACGTACTGAAAGATCTTCACAATGAAGGTGTACTTACAGACGAGACTGTGATTGCCACCAGCGAAAATAACCCTTAG
- the LOC117610363 gene encoding putative oxidoreductase dhs-27 isoform X2, translated as MSNESALSAIIRVKVKYTLNDSNSTQDLSLIVKELPKDAFSRFFVIEGQFDLREIKFYTRVMPDLKEFQKKQLADKGDTNEEIVLSVPVCYHAHYTPAEETDDSPTTPDSILVLHDLRDSAFRNIKFREGLTYDQTKVALDAIARIHAHSLAMKVIEEQHLSERYPFLFQTAKATDSYQQLVERGLPQLAKFLKSTPGLEAILEALLVLRPKTKHIISALLAPEGPLALITHTDFWCNNLLFKEGDNGLECCILDWQMVTYSRPTNDIALLLVSSLPTELRRKHTDTFLEIYWDALTSTCSRLGVDIPKDLGYTREELNKDYRRSQLLALLLCIGSVDVALGDPETEQRLIDVLKDLHNEGVLTDETVIATSENNP; from the exons ATGAGTAACGAAAGTGCGCTTAGCGCAATTATTCGTGTTAAAGTCAAGTACACGTTGAACGACTCGAACTCGACGCAAGATCTGTCCTTAATCGTGAAAGAACTACCGAAGGATGCGTTCAGTCGTTTCTTCGTTATCGAAGGACAATTCGATCTGCGAGAGATTAAATTTTACACACGG GTGATGCCCGATTTGAAGGAGTTTCAAAAGAAACAATTAGCAGATAAAGGGGATACGAACGAGGAGATCGTTCTATCGGTTCCGGTGTGTTATCACGCGCATTATACACCAGCGGAGGAGACGGATGACAGTCCCACCACGCCCGATTCAATTTTGGTATTGCACGATCTCCGTGATTCCGCTTTCCGTAACATCAAATTTCGAGAAGGGCTGACGTACGATCAGACTAAGGTCGCGTTAGATGCCATAGCGCGTATACACGCGCATTCTTTAGCGATGAAGGTGATAGAGGAACAGCATCTCTCGGAGCGTTACCCATTCCTCTTCCAAACAGCGAAGGCAACGGATTCGTACCAACAACTGGTAGAACGTGGTCTCCCGCAGCTAGCAAAGTTCTTGAAAAGTACACCGGGTCTGGAAGCGATACTCGAGGCTTTACTCGTCCTACGACCTAAAACTAAACACATAATATCCGCGCTGCTAGCACCGGAAGGACCGTTGGCACTCATCACGCACACAGACTTCTGGTGTAACAATTTACTATTCAAGGAAGGAGACAATGGTCTCGAGTGCTGTATACTAGACTGGCAAATGGTCACCTACAGTAGACCAACCAATGACATAGCGCTATTATTAGTCAGTTCTTTGCCAACGGAATTACGTCGAAAACACACGGATACCTTCCTCGAAATCTACTGGGACGCGTTAACCAGCACGTGTTCCCGTCTCGGTGTCGACATACCCAAGGATTTGGGGTACACGAGAGAAGAGTTGAACAAGGATTACAGGCGTTCGCAACTCCTAGCGCTTTTACTTTGCATCGGGTCGGTTGACGTTGCTTTGGGCGATCCCGAGACCGAGCAACGTTTAATCGACGTACTGAAAGATCTTCACAATGAAGGTGTACTTACAGACGAGACTGTGATTGCCACCAGCGAAAATAACCCTTAG